In Aricia agestis chromosome 14, ilAriAges1.1, whole genome shotgun sequence, one genomic interval encodes:
- the LOC121733710 gene encoding surface protein-like, with product MQKLFVILLISFSTCLSTATEPPIAQDATKAPLLESTKSEVTVVPTATPVVDKKAAEASTKPEASVTQKANITEAPKVQENATQALSTNRTATKTEPDNKTTDKKEETPKSDSKKEDSQNTSVIPAKEQTPKSEEAPAPQETKPKVEPVPPKSDVAPKNSTTTTVAPKADETPVLQARGFDGPSFIGGIILTLGLLAIGFMGFKYYKNQTERNYHTL from the exons ATGCAGAAACTATTTGTAATCCTTCTTATTTCTTTCTCTACGTGTTTGAGTACAGCGACAGAACCGCCAATCGCACAAG ATGCTACCAAGGCTCCATTGCTAGAATCTACCAAATCTGAAGTTActgtagtgccaactgccaCCCCTGTAGTTGATAAAAAGGCGGCTGAAGCATCAACTAAACCAGAAGCATCTGTTACACAAAAAGCAAACATAACTGAGGCTCCGAAAGTGCAAGAAAATGCCACTCAAGCTCTGTCCACAAACCGAACCGCCACCAAGACTGAACCAGACAACAAAACAACCGACAAGAAAGAGGAAACACCCAAATCTGATTCAAAGAAAGAGGACTCTCAAAACACATCTGTGATCCCAGCTAAAGAACAGACTCCAAAGAGCGAAGAAGCCCCTGCCCCTCAAGAAACTAAACCAAAGGTTGAGCCGGTCCCACCTAAGAGTGATGTGGCTCCCAAGAACAGCACAACAACTACTGTAGCTCCCAAAGCTGACGAGACACCTGTACTCCAAGCTAGAGG gttCGACGGTCCCAGTTTCATTGGTGGCATTATTTTGACTCTGGGTCTTTTGGCTATTGGGTTCATGGGCTTCAAATACTACAAGAACCAAACTGAGAGAAACTATCATACTCTCTAA
- the LOC121733770 gene encoding crossover junction endonuclease MUS81 — MTEITGKRITFKRSRPNPLFESWLEELHEEASNKKSKLEPMLKEALTSLSKYPLPLLTGAECAILSGFDKRLCQFLDSRLEVYNSNNLKIPKPASPIQVNASQDSSSNNSNLQQTNGVQNGNSNQNMLNINEATASTSQISSHLSSCNTSSPQTPKPPEHSAGKRARKTKHYKPAHRSGGYAILLGLLENSESGNPVNKENLIEIAQKYCEESFVRPKPESLYTAWSSMSKLVTKGLVVKHGARKATYTLSEQGLNLAKELLEESKNIPTINNIIFNDNHVKNQEPILTINNGHQNHIDIVDNEIPTTSEQCLVDKSPILEMLPGTFDVVLIIDIHETNGLSKKTDPTVAQFNKYPDLKHEYRSLKVGDFTWIARDKVNSSKEFILPYIVERKRMDDLGASIKDGRFHEQKFRLKKSGLKNIIYLVENYGSNKHIGLPVQTLMQALANTRVQNGFKVHITDSLTNSARFLAMMTKRLTIEYKDKTLKGHNQEPSGDILPTFAFFNKAALKNKPLSVTDTFIKLLLQMKGVSVEKALAITKVYKTPSSLFKAYEGCDDDREGELLLANLKYKNVSSNVGPKVSKSIYQLFTFDNYI, encoded by the exons atgacTGAAATTACTGGCAAAAGGATCACTTTCAAGAGATCCCGTCCGAATCCGTTATTTGAAAGCTGGCTAGAAGAATTACACGAAGAAGCCAGTAACAAAAAGAGTAAACTTGAACCAATGCTCAAAGAAGCTCTTACTTCTTTATCTAAATATCCTTTGCCTTTACTAACAGGAGCAGAGTGTGCTATCCTATCTGGCTTTGATAAAAGGCTTTGCCAATTTTTAGATAGCCGACTAGAAGTTTATAACAGTAACAATCTAAAAATACCTAAACCAGCTTCACCAATTCAAGTAAATGCTTCCCAAGACAGTTCTAGTAACAATTCAAATTTACAACAAACAAATGGTGTACAAAACGGTAATTCTAACCAAAATATGCTTAACATTAATGAAGCAACAGCATCCACATCTCAGATCTCATCTCATCTCAGTTCTTGTAATACATCTTCACCACAAACACCGAAACCTCCAGAACACTCTGCTGGCAAAAGGGCTAGAAAAACTAAACATTACAAGCCAGCCCATAGATCAGGTGGCTATGCAATTTTACTTGGATTACTTGAAAATTCTGAATCTGGAAATCCAGTAAATAAAGAGAATTTAATTGAAATCGCTCAAAAGTATTGTGAAGAGTCATTTGTGAGGCCAAAACCAGAATCTCTCTATACAGCTTGGTCAAGTATGAGTAAATTAGTTACTAAGGGTCTGGTGGTAAAACATGGAGCCAGGAAAGCAACTTATACCTTGTCTGAACAGGGTTTGAATCTTGCGAAAGAATTGTTGgaggaatcaaaaaatatacctacaattaataatatcattttcaATGATAACCATGTGAAAAACCAGGAGCCCATTTTGACAATAAATAATGGTCACCAAAATCATATTGATATTGTAGACAATGAAATTCCAACTACATCAGAACAGTGCCTTGTTGATAAGAGTCCAATTCTTGAGATGCTTCCCGGCACATTCGATGTTGTACTTATAATTGATATACATGAAACTAATgg TTTATCTAAGAAAACTGATCCAACTGTGGCACAGTTCAATAAATATCCAGATCTCAAGCACGAATACAGAAGTTTAAAAGTGGGAGACTTTACATGGATagcaagggacaaggtaaataGTAGCAAGGAATTCATCCTTCCGTATATAGTTGAACGTAAAAGAATGGACGACCTCGGTGCTAGCATCAAAGATGGAAGGTTCCATGAACAAAAATTTAGATTAAAGAAAAGTGGattaaagaatataatatacttagttgaGAATTACGGTAGCAATAAGCATATTGGCTTACCTGTCCAAACTCTTATGCAAGCATTAGCAAATACTAGAGTCCAGAATGGCTTCAAAGTGCATATAACTGATTCACTCACAAACTCTGCTAGATTCCTTGCTATGATGACAAAAAGACTGACTATTGAATAtaag GATAAAACTTTAAAAGGGCATAATCAGGAGCCTAGTGGTGACATTCTGCCGACATTTGCGTTCTTCAACAAGGCTGCTTTGAAGAATAAACCACTATCAGTGACTGATACTTTTATAAAACTGCTGTTGCAAATGAAAGGTGTTTCCGTGGAAAAGGCATTAGCTATAACTAAAGTTTACAAAACACCAAGTTCTCTGTTCAAAGCTTATGAAGGCTGTGATGATGATCGGGAAGGAGAATTATTATTagctaatttaaaatataaaaatgtatccagcAATGTTGGACCAAAAGTTAGCAAGTCAATTTACCAGTTGTTCACATTTgacaattatatttaa